The following coding sequences lie in one Rutidosis leptorrhynchoides isolate AG116_Rl617_1_P2 chromosome 4, CSIRO_AGI_Rlap_v1, whole genome shotgun sequence genomic window:
- the LOC139841049 gene encoding F-box/kelch-repeat protein At3g06240-like translates to MAVFFHDDIVLRILVHLPTRSLVRFQCVSKHWNRLIKYPYIMKFRSPKLFALPIDKSLHLIDAASNSIVNSCCPTEDVCDWGQYERVYAIGAFNGIVVLSLEDIRSLILYNPLTYEYKKLNPPPDNNVRQIPYGYGFGYGATPDDLKIVTLKHDHICQVFSIKKNTSWNILVPYQRNTRFLDKVGTFLNGFLHWINYETDVLHVLNLKNMMFWNRVVPFETRDNTVLGTIDGCLCLLNRRFECNELEMWVMKEYGWAKTFTFEIPRPKDINGLYRFYCKPLSIMDSGQILLGDYYDQLILYDILNKSYRSLNVSLGKKLEDYWRRINCVEYVETLISPSEICV, encoded by the coding sequence ATGGCTGTCTTTTTTCACGATGATATTGTTCTCAGAATACTTGTTCATCTTCCGACAAGATCCTTAGTACGGTTCCAATGCGTATCGAAACATTGGAACCGTTTGATTAAATATCCTTACATCATGAAGTTTAGATCACCCAAACTCTTCGCTCTGCCCATAGACAAATCTTTACATCTCATTGACGCCGCGTCTAATTCCATAGTCAATAGTTGTTGTCCTACTGAAGACGTATGTGATTGGGGCCAATATGAACGAGTTTACGCTATTGGAGCATTCAATGGGATTGTCGTTTTAAGTTTAGAAGATATTAGAAGTTTAATCCTGTACAACCCGTTAACATACGAGTACAAGAAACTTAATCCTCCACCGGATAATAATGTTCGACAGATCCCATATGGATATGGATTCGGGTACGGTGCAACCCCGGATGACCTAAAGATTGTTACGCTTAAACATGATCATATTTGTCAAGTTTTTAGTATAAAAAAGAATACTTCGTGGAACATATTAGTACCATACCAAAGGAACACTCGTTTTTTAGATAAAGTGGGTACGTTTTTAAATGGATTTCTACATTGGATCAACTATGAAACCGACGTCTTACACGTACTGAATCTTAAAAATATGATGTTTTGGAATAGAGTTGTGCCATTTGAGACAAGAGACAATACTGTTTTAGGTACTATAGATGGATGTCTTTGTTTGCTTAACCGGAGGTTTGAATGTAATGAGTTGGAGATGTGGGTTATGAAAGAATACGGATGGGCTAAAACATTCACCTTCGAAATACCTCGTCCAAAAGACATTAATGGTTTATACCGCTTCTACTGTAAACCTCTTTCGATAATGGATAGCGGACAAATTCTTTTGGGTGATTACTATGATCAACTTATTTTATATGACATTCTCAATAAATCATATAGAAGTTTAAACGTGTCGTTGGGGAAGAAGTTAGAGGATTATTGGAGACGGATTAATTGCGTGGAGTATGTGGAGACTCTGATTTCACCTTCAGAAATATGTGTTTAA
- the LOC139840309 gene encoding caltractin-like: MGVYGEASRREKPRGRHQGLTPQKRQEIKEAFELFDTDGSGTIDAKELNVAMRALGFEMTEEQINQMIADVDKDGSGAIDFDEFVYMMTAKIGERDSKQELTKAFNIIDHDKNGKISVSDIKSIAKELGEHFTDKEISEMVEEADRDRDGEVSAEEFMRMMKKTSYGY, from the exons ATG GGCGTTTATGGAGAAGCATCGAGGAGAGAGAAACCTAGAGGACGTCATCAAGGGTTAACTCCGCAGAAAAGGCAAGAGATCAAAGAAGCGTTTGAGCTATTTGATACTGATGGCTCTG GCACCATTGATGCCAAGGAGTTGAATGTTGCAATGAG GGCTCTTGGTTTTGAAATGACAGAGGAG CAAATTAATCAAATGATTGCGGATGTAGACAAAGATGGCAGCGGTGCCATTGATTTCGATGAATTTGTGTACATGATGACTGCCAAAATCGGTGAGAGGGACAGCAAACAAGAGCTTACAAAAGCTTTCAACATCATTGATCATGATAAAAAT GGGAAGATATCTGTTTCAGATATCAAGAGTATTGCTAAGGAGTTGGGTGAACATTTTACCGATAAAGAGATCAGCGAGATGGTGGAGGAAGCAGATCGTGATC GTGATGGAGAAGTTAGTGCAGAAGAGTTTATGAGAATGATGAAGAAAACTTCGTATGGATATTAG
- the LOC139844418 gene encoding uncharacterized protein: MSSGEVNKVSLQDLQLVQNLIERCVQLYMTRDEVVKTLQQQAKIEPSFTELVWQKLEEQNQEFYKAYHMRLILKDQIIRFNELLETQAKLMKKIPPPTASASVPTPNGSQLPLCYSEDKTRQVMKLENMHQSVVANPSGFINSGPLVHPGMQSGVGLMVHDSNMGLVQGRNGDETIKPEFCYAEEPSLMYNAPNNVVVRHPAGASAPIPSFVGEESNFKPVNEPIVDPDTSSSSFGFLGRIPRNFSLSDLTADFSISSDILDNYSRSPYLAAADTDILIPNVNGDIQGRHSGQVDRSFGK; this comes from the exons ATGTCTAGTGGAGAGGTAAATAAGGTTTCACTTCAAGATTTACAACTG GTACAAAATCTTATAGAAAGATGTGTGCAGCTTTATATGACTCGGGATGAAGTTGTCAAAACACTACAACAACAAGCAAAAATAGAACCTAGTTTTACTGAACTTG TTTGGCAAAAGCTTGAAGAACAAAATCAAGAGTTTTACAAAGCTTATCACATGAGGTTGATTTTGAAGGACCAAATAATAAGATTTAATGAATTGCTCGAAACACAAGCTAAGTTAATGAAAAAGATACCACCCCCTACTGCATCAGCTTCAGTTCCTACCCCAAATGGATCTCAGCTTCCTTTAT GTTATTCGGAAGATAAAACAAGACAAGTTATGAAACTAGAGAACATGCATCAGTCAGTTGTGGCTAATCCTAGCGGATTCATCAACAGTGGGCCATTAGTTCACCCGGGCATGCAATCGGGTGTCGGTTTAATGGTTCATGATTCAAATATGGGACTTGTTCAAGGAAGAAATGGTGACGAAACGATTAAACCGGAGTTTTGTTACGCTGAAGAACCTTCACTTATGTACAATGCCCCAAATAATGTTGTTGTAAGACACCCTGCAGGGGCAAGTGCACCTATTCCTTCTTTTGTTGGAGAAGAATCAAATTTTAAACCCGTGAATGAACCGATTGTAGATCcggatacatcatcatcatcatttggatttTTAGGACGGATCCCCAGAAACTTCAGTCTTTCAGATTTGACAGCAGACTTTTCTATTAGTTCAG ATATACTTGACAACTATTCTAGATCACCTTACCTAGCAGCAGCAGATACAGACATTTTGATTCCTAATGTCAACGGCGACATTCAAG GTAGGCATTCAGGCCAAGTAGACAGAAGTTTTGGTAAATAA